One window of the Sparus aurata chromosome 7, fSpaAur1.1, whole genome shotgun sequence genome contains the following:
- the LOC115585502 gene encoding zinc finger protein 335 isoform X5 has product MYFLSSHQNIMDSEENEVESSSDAGPSGMEEPSESGMGMESSEAMSADSSDAAASHAQAPESDCHVGQSSEGVVVFIPETSSSTDVRVSSVHLPDSSSVAQSTSVSSVSTVTQSVLVSESPRMMVHSSAVSEGAMMVSDSTASTSSDLGSAIDKIIESTIGPDIMNGCIAVTSAEDGGAETTQYLILQGPDDEALAEGPTSTCVDQGDLQGNLEPDQPDDQPGHSGYPEDSSSQPDQPQHSHPSQYMDCSADGPDQTEESSSSYVECSGEEPDQTRSQSGFPDYSGDNSDQDLPGYVECSGADSNPTSRGHYVVECSAGYLECAVDDGERPHHSRSYIDSSADHRTQTSRQYGAEYGAECVAAADSEQPGCSRYQSRDDDEDDEQNQDPDQPQHSQQQPHHSCYMESSNGPEASLYADDSSSSDHPLADTAGSGGLPEALECSESQPGPFISSSGTYTSNPEPELTQQCSPSQEEPQGSQGPQDECGLAREMETSTVAEGSGDRPPNLAELEEMMEVVIVQQFRCKMCPYKSASKDTLINHMRDKHFKPAGDNAKKRKRGRPPKSETLARRQAERQEAEERRAAKSKAAEPQQAEEEEDDIVDAGAIDDPEEDSDYNPAEEDCNGRPPAILKKPAPPISSSSPGRPRRKVGRPRKYSLLDEGYNPKEAESIAKKPRINGDASVSEEASSSGLNNVPAMVTDGETAEAAISQSDSENKDPSSNTQPEEEFFQRKRGRPSKHFLRKKYKKYMNRNRYYKSLKPLLRPHNCWICGSRFLTQEDLRFHVDSHEGNDPELFKCLQCNYRCKRWSSLKEHMFNHEGTKPFKCEECDYTSVYRKDVIRHSAVHKKDKKRKTESVPKVSEFLCPVCHRVYPMQKRLTQHMKTHSSEKPHMCDKCGKSFKKRYTFKMHLLTHIQSLGDKFKCEFCDYTCDNKKLLLNHQLSHTNDRPFKCDYCKYSTSKEEFLVSHLAIKHTGEKPFSCEMCHFTTKHRKNLRLHVQCRHPEAFEDWAVSHPEEPVRRRRRPFFTLQQIEELKQQHEDTQGLQNTIVAVDSATLQAMQGMENASVSQDALGNTTIIYEQAESSDLSAQNALDLLLNMSNARELVGNALQVAVLKSEGKALEKGTWSTVTAAPGQAQKVVTFHVSENGETVLQEAYEAATSETGELTQIAIETYDGGGDFSVVEQTAEENPSPEYSNGESSPSQTVEVSGSESLKSEKFYLASALPDGVLQQVELSSEAPASPSAVGSPGLSTKRFSCRICMESFHGRSDMENHKRAHLDTNTFKCPDCEFTSTSWPEVKAHMGQHSYLRPHKCPSCSFASKNKKDLRRHMMTHTNEKPFSCKLCGQRFNRNGHLKFHMERLHNQDHPTRKNRSATSQQTIIVNSDEEALATLQSLQAHQTVITPERLQALGQEHIIVAQEQALSDQEEGTYIQQITTIDGQTVQHLMTGDNQVTEVQYIISQDGVPHLIPQEYVVVADGNQIQMPDGQIIQYEHDGAFLQEQQIAVSHDGQIQYLPVSSEQQIVNPEDLEAAAHSAVTAVADAAMAQTQTLYTEATPEQLEQLQQQGIHYDVITFTDE; this is encoded by the exons ATGTATTTTCTgtcaagtcatcaaaaca TTATGGATTCTGAGGAGAATGAGGTGGAGAGCAGCAGTGATGCAGGTCCCTCAGGGATGGAGGAGCCGTCTGAAAGCGGCATGGGTATGGAGTCATCAGAGGCCATGTCTGCAGACAGCAGCGATGCTGCTGCCTCTCATGCACAGGCCCCAGAGTCCGACTGCCATGTGGGACAGAGCTCAGAGGGAGTTGTG GTGTTCATCCCAGAAACCAGCTCCAGTACAGACGTCAGAGTTTCATCAGTCCACCTCCCAGACTCCTCCTCAGTGGCCCAGTCCACCAGCGTGTCCAGCGTGTCCACAGTGACTCAGTCAGTGCTGGTGTCTGAGTCACCCCGAATGATGGTCCACTCCAGTGCTGTGTCTGAGGGAGCCATGATGGTTTCTGACTCAACAGCTTCTACCTCGTCAGATCTGGGATCTGCCATTGACAAGATCATAGAGTCAACAATCGGCCCTGATATCATGAATG GCTGCATAGCTGTGACAAGTGCAGAAGACGGAGGTGCAGAAACAACGCAGTATCTCATATTACAAGGACCAGATGATG AAGCTCTCGCAGAAGGCCCCACGTCCACCTGTGTGGACCAAGGAGACCTGCAGGGCAACCTTGAACCTGACCAGCCCGATGACCAGCCGGGTCACTCCGGTTACCCAGAGGACAGCAGCAGTCAACCTGACCAGCCCCAGCACTCACACCCCTCCCAGTACATGGACTGCAGTGCAGATGGTCCAGACCAGACAGAGGAGTCCTCATCCTCCTATGTTGAGTGTTCAGGCGAGGAACCGGACCAGACACGCTCCCAGTCTGGTTTCCCTGACTACAGCGGGGATAACAGTGACCAGGACCTGCCTGGATATGTGGAATGCAGTGGGGCTGACTCAAACCCGACCAGCAGAGGTCACTATGTGGTGGAGTGCAGCGCTGGGTATCTGGAGTGTGCAGTGGACGATGGTGAGCGACCGCATCACTCACGAAGTTACATTGACAGTAGTGCAGACCACCGGACACAGACAAGTCGGCAGTATGGGGCTGAGTATGGAGCGGAGTGTGTCGCAGCTGCAGACTCTGAGCAACCAGGTTGCTCTCGGTACCAATCGAGGGACGATGATGAGGATGACGAGCAGAACCAGGATCCAGATCAGCCGCAGCACTCGCAACAGCAGCCACATCACTCCTGTTACATGGAGAGCAGCAATGGACCAGAAGCCTCTCTGTATGCCGATGACAGCTCCTCATCAGACCACCCTCTGGCAGACACGGCAGGCTCGGGCGGGCTCCCAGAGGCTTTGGAGTGCAGCGAGAGTCAGCCCGGGCCCTTCATCAGCAGTAGCGGGACGTACACATCCAATCCAGAGCCTGAGCTGACACAGCAGTGCTCACCCAGCCAAGAGGAGCCTCAAGGCTCCCAGGGGCCACAGGATGAATGTGGGTTGGCCAGGGAGATGGAGACATCAACAGTGGCAGAGGGCTCTGGAGACAGACCGCCAAACCTGGCTGAGCTGGAGGAGATGATGGAAGTCGTGATAGTACAGCAGTTCAGGTGTAAGATGTGTCCATACAAGAGCGCCTCCAAAGACACACTCATCAACCACATGAGAGACAAACACTTTAAACCTGCAG GGGACAATGCAAAGAAGCGTAAACGTGGACGGCCTCCTAAAAGTGAGACATTGGCCCGTCGCCAGGCAGAGAGGCAGGAAGCTGAAGAGAGGAGGGCAGCAAAATCGAAGGCTGCTGAGCCTCAacaagcagaagaagaggaggatgatatTGTAGACGCTGGTGCAATTGATGATCCTGAAG AGGACAGTGACTACAACCCAGCAGAGGAGGATTGCAATGGAAGACCACCAGCTATTCTGAAGAAGCCCGCTCCTCCgatctcttcctcctctccagggCGTCCTCGACGTAAAGTTGGCCGTCCAAGGAAGTACAGCCTTTTAGATGAAGGCTACAACCCCAAAG AAGCAGAGAGCATTGCAAAGAAACCCAGGATTAATGGGGATGCGAGTGTGTCCGAAGAGGCAAGCTCCTCTGGGTTAAACAATGTTCCTGCAATGGTGACAGATGGAGAAACAGCTGAGGCAGCAATTAGCCAATCAGACTCTGAGAATAAAGACCCCTCTTCCAACACACAGCCAGAGGAGGAGTTCTTCCAGAGGAAGCGCGGTCGACCCTCCAAGCATTTTCTTCGGAAGAAGTACAAAAAGTATATGAATCGAAA TCGGTATTATAAATCCCTCAAACCGCTCCTGAGACCGCACAACTGCTGGATCTGTGGCTCACGCTTCCTCACTCAAGAAGATTTGCGCTTCCATGTGGACTCTCATGAGGGCAATGACCCCGAGCTCTTCAAGTGCCTCCAGTGCAACTATCGCTGCAAGCGCTGGTCCTCACTCAAG GAACACATGTTCAATCATGAGGGCACCAAGCCATTCAAGTGTGAGGAGTGTGATTACACAAGTGTCTATAGAAAAGATGTCATTCGTCATTCAGCAGTCCACAAAAAAGACAA aaaaagaaagacagagtcG GTACCAAAGGTGTCAGAGTTCCTCTGCCCTGTGTGTCACAGAGTTTACCCCATGCAAAAGAGACTGACCCAGCATATGAAGACCCACAGCTCAGAGAAACCACACATGTGTGACAAG TGTGGGAAATCTTTCAAGAAACGGTACACGTTCAAAATGCACCTGCTGACCCACATTCAGAGCCTTGGTGACAA GTTCAAGTGTGAATTTTGCGATTACACTTGCGACAACAAGAAGCTGCTGCTCAACCATCAGCTGTCCCACACTAACGACCGGCCCTTCAAGTGTGACTACTGTAAATACTCCACTTCTAAAGAGGAGTTCCTCGTCTCCCATCTGGCCATCAAACACACAG GAGAGAAGCCTTTCTCCTGCGAAATGTGTCACTTCACGACCAAGCACAGGAAGAACCTGCGTCTACATGTGCAGTGTCGCCACCCTGAGGCGTTTGAGGATTGGGCCGTATCTCACCCTGAAGAGCCTGTGAGGAGGCGACGCCGACCCTTCTTTACTTTGCAGCAGATCGAGgagctaaaacaacaacatgaggaCACACAGGGCCTGCAGAACACTATT GTTGCAGTGGATTCTGCGACGCTACAAGCCATGCAGGGTATGGAAAATGCCTCAGTGTCCCAGGATGCATTAGGAAACACCACCATCATCTACGAACAAG CTGAATCCAGTGATCTATCCGCACAGAATGCTCTCGACCTGCTGCTTAATATGAGCAACGCCCGGGAATTGGTTGGAAACGCCTTACAG GTGGCAGTGCTAAAGTCAGAGGGCAAAGCTTTGGAAAAGGGAACATGGAGTACTGTGACCGCAGCGCCGGGTCAGGCCCAGAAGGTCGTGACCTTCCATGTGTCTGAGAACGGTGAGACGGTTCTGCAAGAGGCCTACGAGGCAGCCACCTCAGAAACAGGAGAGCTCACCCAGATCGCCATCGAAACCTACGATGGTGGAGGAGACTTCAGTGTGGTGGAACAGACGGCTGAAGAGAATCCTAGCCCTGAATACAG TAATGGTGAGAGCAGTCCTTCTCAGACTGTAGAAGTCTCGGGGTCAGAGAGcctgaaaagtgaaaagttCTACCTCGCCTCAGCGCTGCCTGATGGTGTATTGCAGCAGGTGGAG CTGAGCAGTGAAGCTCCAGCCTCTCCCTCCGCTGTGGGCTCTCCCGGTCTGAGCACCAAAAGGTTTTCCTGCCGAATATGCATGGAGTCTTTCCACGGACGCTCTGACATGGAGAACCACAAGAGGGCGCACTTGGATACAAACACCTTCAAGTGTCCTGACTGTGaattcacctccacctcctggcCTGAGGTCAAG GCTCACATGGGGCAACATTCCTATCTCCGCCCTCACAAGTGTCCAAGCTGTAGCTTTGCCTCCAAGAACAAGAAAGACCTGCGGCGACACATGATGACGCACACCAACGAGAAACCGTTTTCTTGCAAACTTTGCGGACAAAG GTTTAACCGTAATGGCCATCTGAAGTTTCACATGGAGCGTCTTCACAATCAGGATCATCCAACACGCAAGAATCGCAGCGCCACATCTCAACAAACCATCATAGTGAACAGTGATGAGGAGGCCCTGGCCACACTACAGT CCCTGCAGGCACATCAGACAGTGATCACTCCAGAGCGATTACAGGCCCTCGGACAGGAACACATCATTGTAGCTCAAGAACAGGCTCTATCAGACCAG GAGGAGGGCACATATATCCAGCAGATAACCACCATAGACGGACAGACAGTTCAGCACTTGATGACAGGAGACAACCAGGTGACAGAG GTTCAGTACATCATCTCACAGGACGGAGTGCCACATTTGATCCCTCAGGAGTACGTGGTAGTTGCCGATGGAAACCAGATACAG ATGCCAGATGGGCAGATCATCCAGTATGAGCATGACGGGGCCTTTCTGCAGGAGCAACAG ATTGCTGTGAGTCATGATGGTCAGATCCAGTACCTACCTGTGAGCTCGGAACAACAGATTGTGAATCCTGAAGACCTGGAGGCTGCCGCCCACTCTGCTGTCACAG CTGTAGCAGATGCAGCCATGGCACAGACCCAGACACTTTATACTGAAGCTACACCTgaacagctggagcagctgcagcagcaaggCATCCACTATGATGTCATTACCTTCACAGACGAGTAG
- the LOC115585502 gene encoding zinc finger protein 335 isoform X1 has product MYFLSSHQNIMDSEENEVESSSDAGPSGMEEPSESGMGMESSEAMSADSSDAAASHAQAPESDCHVGQSSEGVVVFIPETSSSTDVRVSSVHLPDSSSVAQSTSVSSVSTVTQSVLVSESPRMMVHSSAVSEGAMMVSDSTASTSSDLGSAIDKIIESTIGPDIMNGCIAVTSAEDGGAETTQYLILQGPDDGAPMVAHMSSSAISDRISIEALAEGPTSTCVDQGDLQGNLEPDQPDDQPGHSGYPEDSSSQPDQPQHSHPSQYMDCSADGPDQTEESSSSYVECSGEEPDQTRSQSGFPDYSGDNSDQDLPGYVECSGADSNPTSRGHYVVECSAGYLECAVDDGERPHHSRSYIDSSADHRTQTSRQYGAEYGAECVAAADSEQPGCSRYQSRDDDEDDEQNQDPDQPQHSQQQPHHSCYMESSNGPEASLYADDSSSSDHPLADTAGSGGLPEALECSESQPGPFISSSGTYTSNPEPELTQQCSPSQEEPQGSQGPQDECGLAREMETSTVAEGSGDRPPNLAELEEMMEVVIVQQFRCKMCPYKSASKDTLINHMRDKHFKPAGDNAKKRKRGRPPKSETLARRQAERQEAEERRAAKSKAAEPQQAEEEEDDIVDAGAIDDPEEDSDYNPAEEDCNGRPPAILKKPAPPISSSSPGRPRRKVGRPRKYSLLDEGYNPKEAESIAKKPRINGDASVSEEASSSGLNNVPAMVTDGETAEAAISQSDSENKDPSSNTQPEEEFFQRKRGRPSKHFLRKKYKKYMNRNRYYKSLKPLLRPHNCWICGSRFLTQEDLRFHVDSHEGNDPELFKCLQCNYRCKRWSSLKEHMFNHEGTKPFKCEECDYTSVYRKDVIRHSAVHKKDKKRKTESVPKVSEFLCPVCHRVYPMQKRLTQHMKTHSSEKPHMCDKCGKSFKKRYTFKMHLLTHIQSLGDKFKCEFCDYTCDNKKLLLNHQLSHTNDRPFKCDYCKYSTSKEEFLVSHLAIKHTGEKPFSCEMCHFTTKHRKNLRLHVQCRHPEAFEDWAVSHPEEPVRRRRRPFFTLQQIEELKQQHEDTQGLQNTIVAVDSATLQAMQGMENASVSQDALGNTTIIYEQAESSDLSAQNALDLLLNMSNARELVGNALQVAVLKSEGKALEKGTWSTVTAAPGQAQKVVTFHVSENGETVLQEAYEAATSETGELTQIAIETYDGGGDFSVVEQTAEENPSPEYSNGESSPSQTVEVSGSESLKSEKFYLASALPDGVLQQVELSSEAPASPSAVGSPGLSTKRFSCRICMESFHGRSDMENHKRAHLDTNTFKCPDCEFTSTSWPEVKAHMGQHSYLRPHKCPSCSFASKNKKDLRRHMMTHTNEKPFSCKLCGQRFNRNGHLKFHMERLHNQDHPTRKNRSATSQQTIIVNSDEEALATLQSLQAHQTVITPERLQALGQEHIIVAQEQALSDQEEGTYIQQITTIDGQTVQHLMTGDNQVTEVQYIISQDGVPHLIPQEYVVVADGNQIQMPDGQIIQYEHDGAFLQEQQIAVSHDGQIQYLPVSSEQQIVNPEDLEAAAHSAVTAVADAAMAQTQTLYTEATPEQLEQLQQQGIHYDVITFTDE; this is encoded by the exons ATGTATTTTCTgtcaagtcatcaaaaca TTATGGATTCTGAGGAGAATGAGGTGGAGAGCAGCAGTGATGCAGGTCCCTCAGGGATGGAGGAGCCGTCTGAAAGCGGCATGGGTATGGAGTCATCAGAGGCCATGTCTGCAGACAGCAGCGATGCTGCTGCCTCTCATGCACAGGCCCCAGAGTCCGACTGCCATGTGGGACAGAGCTCAGAGGGAGTTGTG GTGTTCATCCCAGAAACCAGCTCCAGTACAGACGTCAGAGTTTCATCAGTCCACCTCCCAGACTCCTCCTCAGTGGCCCAGTCCACCAGCGTGTCCAGCGTGTCCACAGTGACTCAGTCAGTGCTGGTGTCTGAGTCACCCCGAATGATGGTCCACTCCAGTGCTGTGTCTGAGGGAGCCATGATGGTTTCTGACTCAACAGCTTCTACCTCGTCAGATCTGGGATCTGCCATTGACAAGATCATAGAGTCAACAATCGGCCCTGATATCATGAATG GCTGCATAGCTGTGACAAGTGCAGAAGACGGAGGTGCAGAAACAACGCAGTATCTCATATTACAAGGACCAGATGATG GTGCTCCTATGGTAGCCCACATGTCATCCTCAGCCATTTCTGATCGTATATCCATAGAAGCTCTCGCAGAAGGCCCCACGTCCACCTGTGTGGACCAAGGAGACCTGCAGGGCAACCTTGAACCTGACCAGCCCGATGACCAGCCGGGTCACTCCGGTTACCCAGAGGACAGCAGCAGTCAACCTGACCAGCCCCAGCACTCACACCCCTCCCAGTACATGGACTGCAGTGCAGATGGTCCAGACCAGACAGAGGAGTCCTCATCCTCCTATGTTGAGTGTTCAGGCGAGGAACCGGACCAGACACGCTCCCAGTCTGGTTTCCCTGACTACAGCGGGGATAACAGTGACCAGGACCTGCCTGGATATGTGGAATGCAGTGGGGCTGACTCAAACCCGACCAGCAGAGGTCACTATGTGGTGGAGTGCAGCGCTGGGTATCTGGAGTGTGCAGTGGACGATGGTGAGCGACCGCATCACTCACGAAGTTACATTGACAGTAGTGCAGACCACCGGACACAGACAAGTCGGCAGTATGGGGCTGAGTATGGAGCGGAGTGTGTCGCAGCTGCAGACTCTGAGCAACCAGGTTGCTCTCGGTACCAATCGAGGGACGATGATGAGGATGACGAGCAGAACCAGGATCCAGATCAGCCGCAGCACTCGCAACAGCAGCCACATCACTCCTGTTACATGGAGAGCAGCAATGGACCAGAAGCCTCTCTGTATGCCGATGACAGCTCCTCATCAGACCACCCTCTGGCAGACACGGCAGGCTCGGGCGGGCTCCCAGAGGCTTTGGAGTGCAGCGAGAGTCAGCCCGGGCCCTTCATCAGCAGTAGCGGGACGTACACATCCAATCCAGAGCCTGAGCTGACACAGCAGTGCTCACCCAGCCAAGAGGAGCCTCAAGGCTCCCAGGGGCCACAGGATGAATGTGGGTTGGCCAGGGAGATGGAGACATCAACAGTGGCAGAGGGCTCTGGAGACAGACCGCCAAACCTGGCTGAGCTGGAGGAGATGATGGAAGTCGTGATAGTACAGCAGTTCAGGTGTAAGATGTGTCCATACAAGAGCGCCTCCAAAGACACACTCATCAACCACATGAGAGACAAACACTTTAAACCTGCAG GGGACAATGCAAAGAAGCGTAAACGTGGACGGCCTCCTAAAAGTGAGACATTGGCCCGTCGCCAGGCAGAGAGGCAGGAAGCTGAAGAGAGGAGGGCAGCAAAATCGAAGGCTGCTGAGCCTCAacaagcagaagaagaggaggatgatatTGTAGACGCTGGTGCAATTGATGATCCTGAAG AGGACAGTGACTACAACCCAGCAGAGGAGGATTGCAATGGAAGACCACCAGCTATTCTGAAGAAGCCCGCTCCTCCgatctcttcctcctctccagggCGTCCTCGACGTAAAGTTGGCCGTCCAAGGAAGTACAGCCTTTTAGATGAAGGCTACAACCCCAAAG AAGCAGAGAGCATTGCAAAGAAACCCAGGATTAATGGGGATGCGAGTGTGTCCGAAGAGGCAAGCTCCTCTGGGTTAAACAATGTTCCTGCAATGGTGACAGATGGAGAAACAGCTGAGGCAGCAATTAGCCAATCAGACTCTGAGAATAAAGACCCCTCTTCCAACACACAGCCAGAGGAGGAGTTCTTCCAGAGGAAGCGCGGTCGACCCTCCAAGCATTTTCTTCGGAAGAAGTACAAAAAGTATATGAATCGAAA TCGGTATTATAAATCCCTCAAACCGCTCCTGAGACCGCACAACTGCTGGATCTGTGGCTCACGCTTCCTCACTCAAGAAGATTTGCGCTTCCATGTGGACTCTCATGAGGGCAATGACCCCGAGCTCTTCAAGTGCCTCCAGTGCAACTATCGCTGCAAGCGCTGGTCCTCACTCAAG GAACACATGTTCAATCATGAGGGCACCAAGCCATTCAAGTGTGAGGAGTGTGATTACACAAGTGTCTATAGAAAAGATGTCATTCGTCATTCAGCAGTCCACAAAAAAGACAA aaaaagaaagacagagtcG GTACCAAAGGTGTCAGAGTTCCTCTGCCCTGTGTGTCACAGAGTTTACCCCATGCAAAAGAGACTGACCCAGCATATGAAGACCCACAGCTCAGAGAAACCACACATGTGTGACAAG TGTGGGAAATCTTTCAAGAAACGGTACACGTTCAAAATGCACCTGCTGACCCACATTCAGAGCCTTGGTGACAA GTTCAAGTGTGAATTTTGCGATTACACTTGCGACAACAAGAAGCTGCTGCTCAACCATCAGCTGTCCCACACTAACGACCGGCCCTTCAAGTGTGACTACTGTAAATACTCCACTTCTAAAGAGGAGTTCCTCGTCTCCCATCTGGCCATCAAACACACAG GAGAGAAGCCTTTCTCCTGCGAAATGTGTCACTTCACGACCAAGCACAGGAAGAACCTGCGTCTACATGTGCAGTGTCGCCACCCTGAGGCGTTTGAGGATTGGGCCGTATCTCACCCTGAAGAGCCTGTGAGGAGGCGACGCCGACCCTTCTTTACTTTGCAGCAGATCGAGgagctaaaacaacaacatgaggaCACACAGGGCCTGCAGAACACTATT GTTGCAGTGGATTCTGCGACGCTACAAGCCATGCAGGGTATGGAAAATGCCTCAGTGTCCCAGGATGCATTAGGAAACACCACCATCATCTACGAACAAG CTGAATCCAGTGATCTATCCGCACAGAATGCTCTCGACCTGCTGCTTAATATGAGCAACGCCCGGGAATTGGTTGGAAACGCCTTACAG GTGGCAGTGCTAAAGTCAGAGGGCAAAGCTTTGGAAAAGGGAACATGGAGTACTGTGACCGCAGCGCCGGGTCAGGCCCAGAAGGTCGTGACCTTCCATGTGTCTGAGAACGGTGAGACGGTTCTGCAAGAGGCCTACGAGGCAGCCACCTCAGAAACAGGAGAGCTCACCCAGATCGCCATCGAAACCTACGATGGTGGAGGAGACTTCAGTGTGGTGGAACAGACGGCTGAAGAGAATCCTAGCCCTGAATACAG TAATGGTGAGAGCAGTCCTTCTCAGACTGTAGAAGTCTCGGGGTCAGAGAGcctgaaaagtgaaaagttCTACCTCGCCTCAGCGCTGCCTGATGGTGTATTGCAGCAGGTGGAG CTGAGCAGTGAAGCTCCAGCCTCTCCCTCCGCTGTGGGCTCTCCCGGTCTGAGCACCAAAAGGTTTTCCTGCCGAATATGCATGGAGTCTTTCCACGGACGCTCTGACATGGAGAACCACAAGAGGGCGCACTTGGATACAAACACCTTCAAGTGTCCTGACTGTGaattcacctccacctcctggcCTGAGGTCAAG GCTCACATGGGGCAACATTCCTATCTCCGCCCTCACAAGTGTCCAAGCTGTAGCTTTGCCTCCAAGAACAAGAAAGACCTGCGGCGACACATGATGACGCACACCAACGAGAAACCGTTTTCTTGCAAACTTTGCGGACAAAG GTTTAACCGTAATGGCCATCTGAAGTTTCACATGGAGCGTCTTCACAATCAGGATCATCCAACACGCAAGAATCGCAGCGCCACATCTCAACAAACCATCATAGTGAACAGTGATGAGGAGGCCCTGGCCACACTACAGT CCCTGCAGGCACATCAGACAGTGATCACTCCAGAGCGATTACAGGCCCTCGGACAGGAACACATCATTGTAGCTCAAGAACAGGCTCTATCAGACCAG GAGGAGGGCACATATATCCAGCAGATAACCACCATAGACGGACAGACAGTTCAGCACTTGATGACAGGAGACAACCAGGTGACAGAG GTTCAGTACATCATCTCACAGGACGGAGTGCCACATTTGATCCCTCAGGAGTACGTGGTAGTTGCCGATGGAAACCAGATACAG ATGCCAGATGGGCAGATCATCCAGTATGAGCATGACGGGGCCTTTCTGCAGGAGCAACAG ATTGCTGTGAGTCATGATGGTCAGATCCAGTACCTACCTGTGAGCTCGGAACAACAGATTGTGAATCCTGAAGACCTGGAGGCTGCCGCCCACTCTGCTGTCACAG CTGTAGCAGATGCAGCCATGGCACAGACCCAGACACTTTATACTGAAGCTACACCTgaacagctggagcagctgcagcagcaaggCATCCACTATGATGTCATTACCTTCACAGACGAGTAG